The DNA region GGCTAACCATTCCGATTGATTGATGGTGGGTTTCAATAATAAGCTTACCCCAACAAAACCAATTGCTAGTGCAATGAGTAATGTCCTTTTTGGTTTTTCATGCAAGAAGAAAGGCATGAATATCGCTAAGAATAAAGGCGAGGTATAGTTGAGTGTGATAGCAGTCGCTAGTGGTAAATGAGCGATGGCGTAGAAGAATAAAATCAGTGCAGTGAAGCCTACAACAGCGCGCGACATTTGTTTGTGCATGACTGGTGTCGCTAGCGGTAGTTTTTTCTGAAAAATGAACAAACCGATAAATATCAAGCCGAATAATGAACGATAGAATACGAGTTCGGCGCTACTGAATTTTTGGGCGCCGAGTTTAACCAGTGCACCCATGATGGCAAATCCCAAGGCGGCTACCAGCATCCATAAGCTACCTAGGTTGGGTAGGGCGTAGCCAGTCTTTTTCATGTAGGGTATTTGGTTGGCATCAAGCTCAAACTGATGTCATATGCTGTTGCATTTGTTGGCGGTACCATTGATGAAAATGCTCCATCCCTGTTTCCATTGGGTGCTGGTATGGGCCCCGCTCATCAATGCCTTGCCCAAATAAAGCGTGGCGGCCATCGTGCATACGTTGGCATATGTCGTTATCTTCTACTGCGGTTTCCTCGTAGGCCGCTTGTTGTGCAGCAACATATTCGCGCTCAAATAAACCAATATCTTCCGGATAGTAAAACTCAACCA from Methylotenera sp. L2L1 includes:
- a CDS encoding DMT family transporter → MKKTGYALPNLGSLWMLVAALGFAIMGALVKLGAQKFSSAELVFYRSLFGLIFIGLFIFQKKLPLATPVMHKQMSRAVVGFTALILFFYAIAHLPLATAITLNYTSPLFLAIFMPFFLHEKPKRTLLIALAIGFVGVSLLLKPTINQSEWLAGFLGLLSGIGAALAYVHVKQLGQANEPDWRTVFYFTLVSSICAGTWMLFDHFHALVWRDLPILIGLGVSATIAQLALTRAYRTGDTLVVASLAYVTILLASIIGVIWWQEHLSLDAWIAIGLIILSGIISIRTAR